Sequence from the Saccharopolyspora pogona genome:
CTGGGCCAGGTAGTTCTCCTCGTTGGTGGCGCGGGCGAAGGAGATCATGGCGATGGCGTCCGGGCCGTGCCGGTCTCGGATGTCCGCCAGTCGCTGGGCGATCGTGGTGAGGGCTTCGTGCCAGGTCGTTTCGACCAGTTGCCCGTCGCGTCGCAGCAGTGGTGTGGTCAGGCGGTCTTCGGCGCGGGTGAAGGCGTGAGCGAATCGGCCCTTGATGCAGGCGTGGCCGCGGTTGACTGGAGCGCCGTGCGTCGGGGTGATGGCGGCGATGGTGCTGTCGCGGACGTGGACGTCGAGGGTGCAGCCGACGCCGCAGTAGCCGCAGGTGGTCGTGGTCGTCGTGGTGATGGGGCGAAGGTCGAGGAGGCCGGGTTCGGACAGTGCGCCGGTGGGGCAGCTGTCGACGCAGCCGCCGCAGCCGACGCAGGGGGAGGAGACCCACGGCCCGCCGTCGCCTGGCGTGACGACGGTGTTGAAGCCGCGGCCGGTGAGTTCGAGTGCGAAGGTGCCCTGGACTTCGGCGCACATGGCCACGCATCGCCCGCAGGCGATGCACAGGTCGCGATCGAGCTTGACGTAGGGGGCCCAACTGTTCGGGAAGCTGGGTAAAGATGTGTCGTTTCGGGTTGGTATGGTTTGCCGCGAAGGAACTTGGCAGGCTGGCGAGAGCCAAGCCAGTCTGTCGGGAACCTGGTTTTCCAACATGGTTGGGTGGCGGCGAGTTGCGTCGTGACAGCCCGATGGAAACCCATGTAAGACCAGCATTTGCTGGCGGCGGGTATCGCCACGGGAAGACCAGCGCCGGACGGGCGCTGGCCAACGTCGGCACCGTAAGGTGTCGGCTCGCGGAACGTTTTTACACGTTGCGTGAACGGTGTGAGTGGTCTACGCCTCGGTCGTGTGTGGCGCCGGTGCCGCTCGCGCGCACGGCGTCGAGGACCGTGGCGTCGTCCGCGACGTCCACAGTGGTGCGCCCGATGGTGACGCGCATCAGCGTTCTCCTGCGAGGAGTTCGTCCCGGTAGACGCGCAGCAGGCTTCGTACCGAGCCCGGTACACCCCGGCCGAAGGCGCACAGGCTGCCGGTGCTCATCACGTCGAGCAGTTTTTCCTGCTGTGACAGTACTTTCTCCGAACTGGTCGGGAAGCATGCAGCCAACTCCCGGCCGCGCCGTGTGCCGACGCGGCAAGGGGTGCAGGCGCCGCAGCTTTCGGCTGCGGCGAAGCTCCACACGTGCCGGAGCAGCTCCCGCGCGGTGATCCCGTCGTCGATGGCGACGAGACTGCCGTGCCCGAGCGCCACCCCGGCTTCGGCGAGCGCCTCGGCGAGCAGCGGGACGTCCAGGTCGTCGGGGGAGAGGAACCCGCCGAGCGGCCCGCCGACCTGCAAGGCCCGAAGCCGGTAGCCGGGTTTGAGGCCGCCGCCGAGGGTTTCGACGAGGTAGCGCAGCGGGACCCCGAACTCGACCTCGTAGACGCCGGGATTGCGGAAGCGCTGGCTCAGGCACACCAGTTTGGTGCCGGTTTCGATCGGGGTGCCGAGTTGTGCGTATGCGGTGCCGCCGTGTCGCAGCACCCACGGCACCGCCGCGAGCGTTTCGACGTTGTTCACCACGGTGGGCTGCCCGGCGAGGCCGTACTCGGTCGGGTACGGCGGCCGGGGCCGGACGCTGCCGCGAAATCCCTGCAAGGCGTGTAGAAGCGCGGTTTCCTCCCCGGCGACGTAGGATCCTGCGCCTTCCACGATCTCGACGTCGAAGTCGACCGACGAGCCGTGCACGCCGGCCCCGAAGTGCCCCGCAGCGCGCGCTGCTTCCACCGCAGCCTGCATCCTCCCCACCGCCACCGGGTACTCCGACCGCACGAACACCACGCCCCGGTTCGCGCCGACCGCAAAACCGGCGAGGGCCAGTCCTTCCAGCACGCGGTGCGGGTCGCTTTCCAACAGCAGTCGGTCGCAGAACGAACCAGGATCGCCCTCGTCCCCGTTGGCCACCACGAACCTCGGCGCCGGGCCGCGCACCGCCTCCCACTTCTGCACCACCGGGAATTCGGCACCGCCTCGGCCGCGCAGGCCGGCGATCGCGACCTCGGCGCGGACCGCGTCCGGGGATCCGTCGGTGACGAGATGCGGCCACACCTGCCAGGAGTCCTCAGCACCGGTCAACCCCGCGAGCGTCACGGCCCGGCGGCTGGCGACGCGGTAGGGGATCGCGGGCGCCGGGGTGACCACGAGCAGCTGCGCATGCTGTGCGGCCTCGCGCAGCGCTTGCTACCGCCGGGATCGCGAGCGGGTCGCGGACGTCGCCAGCCTGCGCCGGGTGCTCTGCCCGACGTCGGTGGCGGTCGTCGGTGCGAGCCACCGGGAATCGGCGGTGGGCAACGCCATGCTGCGCAACATCATCCAGGGCGGAAATACCGGAACGATCTACGCGGTCAACCGCCGCCGCGGAGACATTCACGGCCTGACCGCTTTCCGATCCGTGGCCGATCTTCCGGAACCGCCGGAAATGGCGGTGCTGTGCGTCCCTGCCGAGAGCATCTCGGAGGTGGCGGAGGAATGCGGGCGGCGCGGGGTTCGTGCACTGGTCGTGGTGGCAGCGGGAATCACCGGTAAGCCAGCCGTTGTGGACGGCTTGCTCACCGCCGTTCGTCGGTGGGGGATGCGGCTGGTGGGACCGAATTGCCTAGGCGTGGTCAACTCCGATCCCGCGATGCCCAGGACATGCTCCACGAACTGCGGGCCGCGCTCCAGTTGTTCGGCCCGCGACCGGCCCAGCCGCTGGATATGGACACCGTGATCGATGTGCTGCTGCGCACGGCACGGATGGCCGAACTGCTCCACGAGGTCGCCGAGGCCGACCTCAACCCCGTGATCGTCACCGAGCAGGGCGTTCGCATCCCCGACGCGCGCATCCGCTTGGAACCACACGAACCCGAAGATCCCTTCATCAAAGGAACGTAGCGCGGAGACCCCCGGATTTATCCGTGGGGAGGAAGCGCGTCAAGTCCGTGCACGAAGCGAGCAGGCCAAAGGTCTCACAAACAAGGTCACTATTCGACTCGTCCGTGAGAACCAAACGGTCGTGATCGAGGACCTGAACGTGCGCGGCATGCTCAATAACGGCAAGCTCGCGCGCGCGATCTCCGACGCATCATGGTCGGAATTCCGCTCCATGCTGGAGTACAAAGCCCACTGGTACGGCCGCGAGGTGATCGCGGTTGACCAGTGGTTCCCGTCCAGCAAGATCTGTTCGGCTTGCGGAAAGCTCGCTGAGTCGATGCTGCTTCAGGTGCGGTCGTGGACCTGCACCGGATGCGAGGCGACTCACGATCGTGATGTCAACGCTGCGAAAAACATTCTGGCCGCCGGGCTGGCGGTTGCAGCCTGTGGAGATGGTGTAAGACCGGCCCGGCGATAGCCGGAACGGCAACTGTCTGTGAAGCAGGAAACCCAACCCGCGAGGGTTGGAATCCCCCGCCTTCAGTTCAGGCGTGGGAAGGAAGTCAACCGCAAGCTCCGCGTCCCCCCGGTGCCGGTGCAGGTGACCATATCCCCTAGCTGGGACGCCGTGGGCGCGCGACGGTCAGGACCGGGTACGGCCCTTCGAGGTGGAACATGAACGACCAGGAAACCGCGCTCGGCCTCGCCAGCACCCCCGTGGTCGCGGTCCGACCCGGACTGGACGCGATGGATGCGTTGTACGAGATGTACCGCCGCGACGTGCACCACCTCGCCGTGGTCGCCGACGAGGACACCGTGGGGCTGGTGAACGCGGCAGACCTGCTGCAGGGCATCGCGGCCCAGTACCCGAAGACGACCACTTCGGTCGGCTCGCTATGCCCGGCGCAGGGGCCCCGAGTGGACGCGGCCGACGACATCGGTGTCGCAGCGCAACGCATGATCGACGCCCACACCGATGCCGTCCTGGTCATGCGGCACGGGCGGGTGTGCGGTGTGCTCACCGCGGTCGATCTCGTCCGCAGCATCGCCCAGGACTCCGTCGCACACCCGGAGAAAGAGGGATCTCGATGAGTGTCGCCAGCGACGAGATGGACGGGAGCCACGGGCAGGACGCGTGGTTTTGCTGGCGGAGCGCTTCGCCCGCGGGGAAATCGGCGAAGAAGAATACCCGCACCGGATGATGGCATTCGCCGAACGCAGGCGCCGGACGTGACGCCTGGGTTGGGCGTACCACGCAAGTGGTACCCGAGAACGAGTTGGGGACGATCCGATGTACCCGATCTCGACGTGGGGAACGCGGATGCGGTGCGTGCTGGCAGGCGTTGACGGCTCCGCTGAGTCGGCGACTGCAGCACTCTGGGCAGCCGACGAGGCCTCCCTGCGTGGTGCGCCGTTGCGGCTGGTGACGGTCGTCGCGAGTGGCGACAGCTCGCAGGCATGGAGCGTCGTGCGCAGCGCTGGCGAGTTGTGTCGTCGTGAGCATCGCAAGATCGATATTGCCGAAGACGTGGTGCACGGATTCCCGCCGGATGCACTGGCCTTGGAGTCCGTCGACGCCCAGTTGCTCGTCGTCGGTTCGCGCGGCCGGGGCGCCGTTGCCGAGACGCTGCTGGGATCGGTGAGCAGAGCGGTTGCGGAACGAGCGAGCTGTCCAGTCGTGGTCGTTCCGCAGCGTCGGACCAGTTTCGCCCTGGGCCCGGTGGTGCTCGGTGTGGCAGACCCGCCATTCGGTTCGGCGGCAGTCTCGTTCGCCTTCGAAGAAGCCGCCCTGCGGGACACCCCGCTGCTGGTGGTGCACGTGTGGCGACCGGTCTCAGGCAGGCAGTTCCGGACCGGGCCCGCATCGATGGCGAGGTTGTCGACAGTGGACGAAGCCCGAACCGACCTGGCAGTGAATCTGGCTGACTGGACGGCAAAATACCAGAAGGTTCAACTACGCACGGACGTGCGTTACGGCAATCCCGCCGAGGAGTTGAGCCTCGCCGCCTCCTCGGCCCAGCTGCTGGTCCTCGGCCACCACAGCACGGTACTCGGGTTCGGCTCGGTCGCGCGCAGCGTCCTGCACCGTGCGGACTGCCCGTTCGTGATCGTCGGCGAAACCCACCACGGCGAGGACCTCGATTTCGCCGAAGAAGGGAGAAGAGCTGATGAATGACAAGACCGACAAGACGCGGACCCAGCACCCTGACGTCGCCTCAGCGACTTGGGAGGTCACCGAGCGTTCGGTGAGTGTCGACGACTTCGCGGCGCGCTACGACGTCGGCGCGGTCGAACACCTGGTCGTCGATGTGCAGCCGGAGACGATGTACCAGGAGCTGCGTCATCTCGACCTGCTCACCATCAGGTCGCGAACCGCGGACCTGGCTATGTGGGTGCGGGGACTGCCGGAGCGGCTCAAACGCCGCGTTCCGCCTCGGGTTCCGACCCGACTGACCTACGACGACCTGTGCGTCAGCGGCGACTGGGTGCTGCTCGGCGAACAGCCAGGCCGGGAAGTGGTTTTCGGTGCGGTGGGCAGGTTCTGGACGCCGATCGTGCGCATGGAGAAGGTCACGGCCGAGGAGTTCGCCGAGTACGGCAAGCCCGGCAGGGGAAAGATCGTCACCTCGCTCTCGGTGCGCCCCTACGGCCGCCGCGGCAGCCTGGCCACCTACGACATCCGCACCACGCTCGACGACCCGATCACGCGCCGGATCTTCACGCTCTACTGGCGGACGGTGTCGCCGTTCGTCAAAGCCATCATGCGCGCCACCCTGCGTGCTGCGGCCAAGCATGCGCGTGAGTGATTTTTCTGGCGAGAAAAGGGGCTCTTCTGCTTCTTCCGTGGGTTAGGCGTGTCCGGGGATTGACCCATCTACCGAGACACGACACCGGTAAGAACCGGCAGCACCACTTACGACCCGATGGACACCGGTCCGTGCGCGAGCACGCACGGCCGCCCGCATTCCCGTGGGAAGATCGCCGGACTGGCGATAGATGTGCGCGAGATCCGGGTCCTGTTCTTCGACGTGCTCGGGACCGTGGTGGACGAAGCAGGTTCGGCAGCGGACGAGTTCGAACAGGCGGTACACGACGCGACCGGTCAGAGCGGACACGGCAAGCCGCTGGCCGCAACGTGGTTGGGCGAGTGTACCCGGCGGCTGAACTCGATTCTCGCAGGTGAGTCGTGGGCGCCGCTGGCGGAGATCAACCGCCTCGCCCTGGCCACAGCAGTCGAAGAACAAGGACTCACCGTTGACGCCTCGGCCCTGGACCGGCTCGCACTGGTCACCCAACGGCTGCGCCCGTGGCCGGATGCGACGCCTGCTCTCCGCGCCCTGTCCGGACGTATCGCCCTGGTGGCGTTGTCCAACGCAACCAGGGCGATGCTCGCCGCTATCAGCCGCCGAGGCGCTCTACCTTGGCACTGCGTGCTTTCCAGCGAACTCGTGCGCTCCTACAAGCCCGACCCCGTGGTGTACGAGATGGCGCTGGATCTCCTCCGCGTCGAACCCGAGCAGAGCATGCTCGTCGCGGCACACCCCTGGGACCTGCGCGCCGCAGCGGCGAAAGGCATCCGAACGGCATACGTGGCCCGAGCAGAAGAGCACCCCAGAACCCACCGACGCCTTCGACGTCGAAGTCGACGACCTCGCCCACCTCGCACGCACATTGATCGAGTGATAGGAGCAGGGCACCTTTTGCCAAATTACTTGGAAAAGGGATTCTCTCGTGGGCAGACGGGGTGCGGTGACAGCCACGGATGGAGCCCAAGCGTTGCACGGGCGCTGGCCAACGTCGGCACCGTAAGATGTCGGCTCGCGGAACGTTTTTACACGCCGCGTGAACGGCTCTGATCAAGACACCTCAGGTTTCGAACGCTTCGGCGACGCCGTTGATGAGCATGTCGCCGATGTCGCGGCGGGGTGAAGCGACCGACGGTGCGCCGTGGCCGATCCGCAGCAGTGCTCGTGGGGTGACGTTTCCACCGAGCAGTCGTTGAAGCTCCTCGCGTGTCTCCGGCACCTCGACGACCTCGGAGATCATCGACGCGACCAGGCCTTGTGCGGTTGCGGTCAGCCACAACCGCTGCAGCGCCTGCCCGGCCTGCAGGTCTGCTTCTCGGCTGTTGTGCCGGGTGCACAAGACGACCAGCAAGGGATGGGTTTCGAATTCGGTTCCCGGCGCCCGCTCGGTGTGCCCGGCGGTGAAGTCGCGGTGCACCCACTGGTCCTTGGGTTCCGGTTTGGGGCCCGCTGCCGACACCGGCACGCCCTCGGTGGTGTCATCGGCGCGTCCGATCCATGCGGCCATTTCGGTTCGGAAGCGCGCGTCGGCCATCTGCGCTCGATGCGCACGATGCACCAACCCCTCAAGCGTGCCGTGCTCGCCTGGCTGTACCACGTGCAGCCAGGCTTGCTCTTCGTGAGCAGCGCGCATCAGCAAGTGCCTGTCCTCTGTGGACACAGGTATGTTCCGGAACGGATGTCGGTGGCTGTGCCGCTCGATGATCGCCTCGTAGCACCGGAGGTCGACCGGGCGCTGATGAGCTTGGCCGCCGCCGCGCACCTCGGCCAGCGTGGTGGCGGCTGCCAGGTGCGGGAGCAAAGTCACCACCGGCCGGATGCCCGCTTGTTCCAAAGCGAGTCGCAGGTTGAACAGCGCCGCCCCGCACGCCAACCGCAGTTCCCTGTCCTCGGGGTCGGCGACCGGCAGGTGCCGTTTCGGATCGGCGTGCAGTTCGATCAGTTGGGGCAGGATCCGGAAGCGCCACGGCTGGCTGTTGTGCAGCGATGGAGCCATCCCGGCCAGCCGGATGATCTGCTCCGTCTGGCCGGATGTCAGCCCGAAGGCCGCGGGGAACGCTCGCATTCACGACTCCTCATCCGCGCGTTCGATGCCGTCACTGTGACTGTTCGGAGTTTGCCGGGGCGAGGGTCCAAGTGCCTCTGAACTGCACCGGAGGCGCGAGTGACGAAGTGCCCTAATTCCGGTCGAACGCATGGCGCAGCCTTGGCATCGACACCGATCCGCTCGGGGAGCCAGCGATGAACGGTTCACCGGGAGACAACCTGCAATGGCTGGTCCAGGCGCTGCGGCCGATTCCCAACCGTTGCGACGACGCGTCGATCGCGTCGTTGCGACGATCATGGCCGACTTGCTGGGCGTCGCGCTGCCCGGGATACCTGTTGCCGCGTGGACTGATCGTCGGTGCCCGGATGATCGCCGACGCGCTCGCGGGGTGCTCGTGGCACCGGGAGTGGGACGTTGTCGAACCGATGTGGACTCGCTTGCGTTGAGGCAGGAGTGCGAGGTGGGAACCGTGGCCGGCTATGAGGTTCTCGTGGTGGGGGTGGACGGATCGGACGCGAGCGCGCGAGCGCTGCACTGGGCCCTCGATGAAGGACGGCAGCGGTGCGTACCGGTGCACGTGGTCATGGCTTGGACATCGCACGCTGTTCTCGCCGGGCCGGGCCCGATGTTGATGCGTCCTGGCCTGGCGCCGCACCACGTGCGGGAACAGATTTGGGAGGACCTGAAGAATGTGGTGCGCGGCTGCATGGGCGGAACCACGACGCCGGAGGTCCACATCGAACTCGTCGAGGGTGATGCTGCCGAGGTGTTGGGCGAGCGGTCGGCGCACGCCACGATGCTGGTCCTGGGTGATCGTGGTCACGGGAGGGTCGCCGACGCGATTCTGGGCAGCACGGCACTGCGGTGCATCCACAAGGCACGATGCCCGGTGCTGGTCGTCCCCGAGAGAATGCCGGAGCGGACCGAGCAACATGAACAGGCCGGCGTGGCATCC
This genomic interval carries:
- a CDS encoding universal stress protein, which produces MLAGVDGSAESATAALWAADEASLRGAPLRLVTVVASGDSSQAWSVVRSAGELCRREHRKIDIAEDVVHGFPPDALALESVDAQLLVVGSRGRGAVAETLLGSVSRAVAERASCPVVVVPQRRTSFALGPVVLGVADPPFGSAAVSFAFEEAALRDTPLLVVHVWRPVSGRQFRTGPASMARLSTVDEARTDLAVNLADWTAKYQKVQLRTDVRYGNPAEELSLAASSAQLLVLGHHSTVLGFGSVARSVLHRADCPFVIVGETHHGEDLDFAEEGRRADE
- a CDS encoding Acg family FMN-binding oxidoreductase — protein: MRAFPAAFGLTSGQTEQIIRLAGMAPSLHNSQPWRFRILPQLIELHADPKRHLPVADPEDRELRLACGAALFNLRLALEQAGIRPVVTLLPHLAAATTLAEVRGGGQAHQRPVDLRCYEAIIERHSHRHPFRNIPVSTEDRHLLMRAAHEEQAWLHVVQPGEHGTLEGLVHRAHRAQMADARFRTEMAAWIGRADDTTEGVPVSAAGPKPEPKDQWVHRDFTAGHTERAPGTEFETHPLLVVLCTRHNSREADLQAGQALQRLWLTATAQGLVASMISEVVEVPETREELQRLLGGNVTPRALLRIGHGAPSVASPRRDIGDMLINGVAEAFET
- a CDS encoding complex I 51 kDa subunit family protein, coding for MVTPAPAIPYRVASRRAVTLAGLTGAEDSWQVWPHLVTDGSPDAVRAEVAIAGLRGRGGAEFPVVQKWEAVRGPAPRFVVANGDEGDPGSFCDRLLLESDPHRVLEGLALAGFAVGANRGVVFVRSEYPVAVGRMQAAVEAARAAGHFGAGVHGSSVDFDVEIVEGAGSYVAGEETALLHALQGFRGSVRPRPPYPTEYGLAGQPTVVNNVETLAAVPWVLRHGGTAYAQLGTPIETGTKLVCLSQRFRNPGVYEVEFGVPLRYLVETLGGGLKPGYRLRALQVGGPLGGFLSPDDLDVPLLAEALAEAGVALGHGSLVAIDDGITARELLRHVWSFAAAESCGACTPCRVGTRRGRELAACFPTSSEKVLSQQEKLLDVMSTGSLCAFGRGVPGSVRSLLRVYRDELLAGER
- a CDS encoding universal stress protein; translated protein: MGTVAGYEVLVVGVDGSDASARALHWALDEGRQRCVPVHVVMAWTSHAVLAGPGPMLMRPGLAPHHVREQIWEDLKNVVRGCMGGTTTPEVHIELVEGDAAEVLGERSAHATMLVLGDRGHGRVADAILGSTALRCIHKARCPVLVVPERMPERTEQHEQAGVASLDPALD
- a CDS encoding RNA-guided endonuclease TnpB family protein, which codes for MRGEEARQVRARSEQAKGLTNKVTIRLVRENQTVVIEDLNVRGMLNNGKLARAISDASWSEFRSMLEYKAHWYGREVIAVDQWFPSSKICSACGKLAESMLLQVRSWTCTGCEATHDRDVNAAKNILAAGLAVAACGDGVRPARR
- a CDS encoding acetate--CoA ligase family protein, producing MLHELRAALQLFGPRPAQPLDMDTVIDVLLRTARMAELLHEVAEADLNPVIVTEQGVRIPDARIRLEPHEPEDPFIKGT
- a CDS encoding CBS domain-containing protein, whose protein sequence is MNDQETALGLASTPVVAVRPGLDAMDALYEMYRRDVHHLAVVADEDTVGLVNAADLLQGIAAQYPKTTTSVGSLCPAQGPRVDAADDIGVAAQRMIDAHTDAVLVMRHGRVCGVLTAVDLVRSIAQDSVAHPEKEGSR
- a CDS encoding CoA-binding protein encodes the protein MTTSSCACCAASRSACYRRDRERVADVASLRRVLCPTSVAVVGASHRESAVGNAMLRNIIQGGNTGTIYAVNRRRGDIHGLTAFRSVADLPEPPEMAVLCVPAESISEVAEECGRRGVRALVVVAAGITGKPAVVDGLLTAVRRWGMRLVGPNCLGVVNSDPAMPRTCSTNCGPRSSCSARDRPSRWIWTP
- a CDS encoding haloacid dehalogenase type II, whose amino-acid sequence is MDTGPCASTHGRPHSRGKIAGLAIDVREIRVLFFDVLGTVVDEAGSAADEFEQAVHDATGQSGHGKPLAATWLGECTRRLNSILAGESWAPLAEINRLALATAVEEQGLTVDASALDRLALVTQRLRPWPDATPALRALSGRIALVALSNATRAMLAAISRRGALPWHCVLSSELVRSYKPDPVVYEMALDLLRVEPEQSMLVAAHPWDLRAAAAKGIRTAYVARAEEHPRTHRRLRRRSRRPRPPRTHIDRVIGAGHLLPNYLEKGFSRGQTGCGDSHGWSPSVARALANVGTVRCRLAERFYTPRERL